Below is a genomic region from Tepidiforma bonchosmolovskayae.
CCCGTGGCCGTTCGCGCAGGGCGCGCGCCCGGGCTGGTTCGTGGCGGCCGACGGCGAGCGGGTGGTCGGGGTCATCGGCGTGCGCGATGCTGGCGCCGGGGTGGCGGAGCTTGCGGAGCCGGTGGTGGAGGCCGGCTATGAGGGGCGCGGCCTGGAGGTGTGGATGGCCGAACGGGCGCGGGAGTGGGCCCAGACCAACGGCTTCCACACCTGCGTGCTGCCGGCAACGCCGCGGATGCGGGCGCTGCGGCGGGCGCTGGAGGACCGGCTATGGCGGCTGGAAGGCGGCCGGTTCGTCCACACGAGGCCCCGGGCGGCCGAGGGGGATGGGGCTGAGCGGTGAGCCGGGCGCCGGCGTCCAGGCGCCGCGCTGGGGGCGGAGGCCGCGGGGGAGCCAGGCGGCGGCAGCGAGGAGGCGTTCGCGGCGGAGGCGCGCCAGCTCGGCGCGGAGGGCATCGCGCTCGGCCTGGAGGTCGCGGATGTGGTCGCGCAGGGCGGCGACCAGGAGGTCCATCTCCGTGACGCGCGCGACGGCTTCGCGGCGGACGGCCTGGATCTCGGCGCGGAGGCCGGCGGGGCCGGGAAGTGCGTTCATGGCGTGGGCTCGCCGGGCGGGAGGGCATCGGGCCGGCCGAGGCGGGCCGGCGCCCACTCGCGGAGGAGGTCGCGCTCCTGGCGGAGGTCGTGGAGGTTGGCGTGGAGGGCGGCGATCACCTCCTCGAGGGTGGCGAGGCGGCTGTCGCGGCCGGCGGCGGCGAGTTCGAGCGCGCGGGCGCGTTCGATGGCGCGGTCGCGCTGTTTGCGGGCCTTGCGGAGCTGTTTGCGCAGACGGCGGTTTTCGTCGCGGGCGGCGATGATCGCGCGGACGAGGGCTGCGGGCGGGAGGGCTGCAGCGGCCTCGGGGTTGGCGGCGACGGTGTCGGGGTCGACCTCGAGGAGGTCGGACTGCTCGACGCGGAGCCGTTCGAGGGTGGACTGGAGGCGCTCGACATCCTTCCGGACCTGCCGGATGAGCCGCTCGGCGCGGACGTCGGAGCCGGAGGCCTGGCCCTTGAGGGCGTCGGGGAGGCGGAGGCCGGTTCGCTGCTGGAGGAGTTCGTCCCATGTGCCAGGGGGCTCCGGCTGCTGCCGGAGGGGGATGGGGCCGGAGCCCGGGTCGGCGGGTTCGCCGGCCGGCTCCTGGGCGGGTGACTTACGCAGCGGGAAGCGCATGGGCGGCCCCGGAGTTCACCAGTTTCTCCCGGAATATACGCCCGGATTTTCCCGGGGAGCAGGGCAGGGGCGGCGCGGACGGCCGTTCTCCACAGAGGTGCAACCGTTATGTTGCGGTCCAGGCCGGGGCGCCCGGGGGCGGTTCGCCGAGGTCGAGCTGGTAGTAGCAGGTGTCGAGCCAGGCGCCGAACTTATGGCCGGCGTTGCGGAGGGTGCCGACGCAGGTGAAGCCGAAGGCCTCGTGGAGGCGAATGCTGGCGGTGTTGGTGGAGGTGATGGAGGCGACGACGGTGCGGACGCCGATGCGGCGGGCCTCCTCGAGGAGGGCGGCGAGCAGGAGGCGGCCGATGCCGCGGCCCCGGGCAGCGGGGTCGAGGTAGATGGTGTCTTCGCGGGTGAAGCGCCAGCCGGGCTTCTGGCTCACCAGGGTGAGGTAGGCGAAGCCGACGACGCCGGCGCCGGTTTCGGCGACGAGGACGGGCTGGAGGGGGTCGCTGTGGCCGGCCCACCAGGTGCGGCGGCGCTCCATGGACCACGGTTCGGTATCCCAGGTGGCGGTGCCGTGGAGGATTTCGTGGTTGTAGATGCGGTTGATGGTCTCGAGATCGGCCTCGGCTGCCGGGCGGATGGAGAGTTCGGACACGCGGGAAGGGTAGCCGGTACAGATTTCGAACGGATTACGCGGGGCGTTCATTGTGCGATGACAGGCGTGGCGTACCATTGCGCACGAATGCGTGACGGGATCATCGGGGTGCTGGCGCTTGCGCTGGGAGCGGCGGTGACGCTGCTCGGGCTGGAGTACCTGCACTCGCGGTCGGTGTCGGTGGGGCTGGGCGTGGTGGTCGCCTATGTGGTGTGGGGCGAGCTGATGGACCTGTTCGGCTCGAGCAGGAACGATGCGCCGCTGCCGCCGGGGACGCCGCTGCTGATGGACCCGAAGTTCCGGCGGCGGGTGCTGGGGGTGCTGGCGATGGGCGGGGCGAGCGGCGTCATCCTGCTGGGGCTGCTGACGGGCGACATCGACGTGGAGAAGGTGCGCGAGTGGATTCGCGACCTCGGGGCGTGGGGGCCGGTCCTGCTGATCCTGGTGCTGGCGGTCGCGATGATCATCGCACCGATCCCGAACCCGCCGTTCATGATTGCGGCCGGGATTGCGTGGGGGACGTTCCTCGGGGTGGTGTACGCGGTCATCGGGCAGCTGCTCGGGTCGGTGGTGATTTTCGGGATTTCGCGGAAGTTCGGGCGGCGGTTCATCCCGAAGCTGATCGGGGAGGAGGGGGCGGAGAAGGTGGACCGGCTGGCGAAGGAGATGGGGCCGCACCTCGTGTTCTGGTGGCGGATGATGCCGGTGTCGTTCGATTTTGCGGCGTATGCGGCCGGGCTCACGGGGATGTCGTTCCGGCTGTTCACGACGCTGGTGTTCCTCGGCTCGATTGTGCCGACGACGGTGGTGGTGGCGTTCGGGGATTCGTTCGGGAAGTCAGTGGAGGCGCAGCTGGTCTCGGGGGCGCTGATCCTTGTGGCGCTGGCCGTGCCGTCGACGATCTTCTTCGTGCGCTACCGCCGGCAGCTGCCGCCGCCACGGGAGTGGCTGGGGCGGATGCTGAGCACGGGCGACCCTACGCCGGGGGCGTAGCGGCGCCTCCGCGGGCCTCGAGCCGCTCGAGGACGCGGTCGAGGATGAGGTGGGCAACGGCGTACTTGGAGAGGAGGGGGAACTCTTCGACGCGGCCGTCGTCGTGGAAGATGACGACCTGGTTGGTTTCGGTGCCGAAGCCGGAGCCGGGCGCGCTGACGTCGTTGGCAACGATGAAGTGGAGGCGCTTGGCGGGGAGCTTCTGGCGGGCGTACTCGGCGAGGTTGCGGGTCTCGGCGGCGAAGCCGACGCGGATGCCGCCGCCGGGGATGCTGGCGATGATGTCGGGGTTCTGTTCGAGTTCGATGACGAGGCGCTCCTGGCCGGGCGCCTTTTTGATTTTGTGATCAGCCGGGCTTGCGGGCCGGAAGTCAGCGGGGGCGGCGGCCATGATGATGGCGTCGGAATCGGCGGCTGCCTGTTCGAGGGCGATGAGCATTTCGCGGACGGTCTGCACATCGACGCGGTGGACGCCCCAGGGGGTATCGAGGGCGACCGGACCGGCGACGAGGGTGACGAAGGCGCCGCGGTCGCGGGCGGCTTCGGCGATGGCGAAGCCCATTTTGCCGGTGGAGCGGTTGCCGACGAAGCGGACGGGATCGATCGGTTCGTGGGTGCCGCCGGCGGAGACGACGATGCGGCGGCCGGAGAGGTCGCCGGTGCGCTGGCCGAGGAGCTGGCGGAGCGCGCCGAGGATTTCGGGCACTTCGGCGAGGCGGCCGGGGCCGGTGCGCCCGCTGGCGAGGCGGCCGATCATCGGCCCAATGACTTCGACGCCGCGCTCGCGGAGGGTGGCGACGTTGTCCTGCGTGGCGGGGTGCTCCCACATCTGGCTGTCCATGGCGGGGGCGACGAGGATGGGCGCGGCGGTGGCAAGTGCGGTGAGGGCGACCATGTCGCCGGCGAAGCCGTGGGCGAGGCTGGCGAGGCAATCGGCGGTTGCCGGGGCGATGACCATCGCGTGGGCGCGGCGGGCGACCTCCACGTGGGCTTCGGTTTCGGCGGCGGCGAACATCTCGACGATGACGTCGCGGCCGGTGAGCGATTTGAAGGTGAGCGGCGCGATGAACTGCGTGGCTGCGGGGGTCATGACGACTTCGACGGCGGCGCCGGCCTGCCGGAGTTTGCTCGCGAGGTCGGCGGCCTTGTAGCAGGAGATCGAGCCGGTGACGCCGAGGACGATGTGGCGCCCCTGCAGGGGGAGCTCGCGCGGGGTGAAGTCGGACATGGGCGGACCCCCGTGGTCAGTCGCGGTCGCGGTTGAGTTCGTAGATGAGGCGGAGGCCGATGAGGGTGAGGTCGCCGTTGACGATGTCGATGCAGTCGGTTTCGGAGGCGACGAGGGAGGCGAGGCCGCCGGTGGCGACGACGGGCGGGTTGCCGCCGAGTTCGCGCTTGAACCGGGCGACGAGGCCTTCGACGAGACCAACGTAGCCGAAGAGGATGCCGGACTGCATCGCGTGGACGGTATTTTTGCCGATGGCGGCGGGCGGCCGTTCGAGCTGGACGCGGTAGAGCATGGCGGCGCGTGAGAAGAGCGCCTCGCTTGCGATGCCGATGCCGGGTGCGATGGCGCCGCCGAGATAGTCGCCCTGTTCGTTGACGGCATCGAAGACGGTGGCGGTGCCGAAATCGACGACGATGACGGGGGTGCCGTAGAGGCGGCTGGCGGCAACGGCATCGATGATGCGGTCGGCGCCGAGCTGGCGCGGGTTGTCGTAGAGGATGCGGACGCCGGTGCGGAGCCCGTGGCCGACGAGGAGGGGTTCGACGCGGAAGTACTTGCGGCAGACCTGCTCGAACGTAGGGATGAGCGGCGGGACGTCGCAGCCGATGATGCAGGCGGTGATGGCGCGGGCGTCGATGTCGCTGTAGTCGAGGAGGGAGAGGATGAGGACGCCGTATTCGTCGGGGAGCTTTTCGCGTTCGACGCCGATGCGCCAGGTATCGACGAGGGTTTCGCCGTCCCAGAGGCCGATGTGGATGGAGGTGTTGCCGATATCGAAGGCGAGGAGCATGAGGTGGGTTTACCGTCCTGGCTTCGGGCCATTGGTGGCGGTCCCGGTGCCGGGGGCAGGATAGCTGAAAGAGGGTGGAGGGAGAAGGGAGCAGGGAGCGGGGAGCGGGGAGCAGGGAGCGGGGAGCGGGGAGCGGGGAGCAGGGCGGGTTTCGCACAGGTGTTCTATACTGGGGCGCTGTGCCGGGTGAGCTGTTGCGCAGGGCGCGGGCGGTGCTCCGCGATGTGTTCGGGTACGGGAGCTTCCGGCCGGGGCAGGAGGCGGTGATCGCCGACGTGCTGGCGGGGCGGGATACGCTGGTGGTGATGCCCACGGGCGGCGGGAAGAGCATCTGCTACCAGGTGCCGGCGCTGGTGCTGGAGCGGGGGCTCACGCTCGTGGTTTCGCCGCTGCTGGCGCTGATGAAGGACCAGGTGGATGCGCTGCGGGCGATGGGCGTGCCGGCGGCAGCCATCACCTCGATGCAGGAGCCGGAGGAGCAGCGGGCGGTGCTGGCGGCCTGTGCGCAGGGGCGGGTGCGGCTGCTCTACGTGGCGCCGGAGCGGTTCCAGTCGGGCGCGTTCCTTGCGGCGCTGCGCGGGCTGGAAGTCGCGCGGCTGGCGGTCGACGAGGCGCACTGCATCAGCCAGTGGGGGCACGATTTCCGGCCGAGCTATCGCGACCTCGGGGCGCTGCGGGAGCGGCTCGGCTTCCCGCCGACGGTAGCGCTGACGGCGACTGCGGACCCGCTGGTGCAGCAGGACATCACGGAGCGGCTGCGGCTGCGCGAGCCGGCGGTGCACGTGGCGGGGTTCGACCGCCCGAACCTGCGGCTCGAAACCCTCCGGGTGAGCAGCCTCGGCGAGAAGGCGGAAGCGGTGGCGGAGGAGCTGGCCGGCCTGCGGGGGGCTTCGGCGATTGTCTACTGCGCGACGCGGCGGCGGACGGAGGACCTGGCCGCCGAGCTGCAGCGGCGCGGAATCCGCTGCGCGACCTACCACGCGGGGATGGCAGACACCGACCGGCGACGGGTGCAGGATGCGTTCGCCCGGGATGCGGTGCGGGTGATCGTGGCGACGAACGCGTTCGGGATGGGCATCGACAAGCCGGACGTGCGGCTGGTGGTCCACCACGACCTGCCGGATTCGCTGGAGTCGTACTACCAGGAGGCGGGGCGGGCCGGACGGGACGGGGACCCGGCGCGGTGCCTGCTGATCTCCAGTCCGCGGGACCGGGGCCTGCGGGAGTACTTCATCGACATGGCGCACCCCTCGGCGGAGCGGGTGCTCGAGATCTACCGGGCGCTGGCGGCGGCCGAGGGACGGCGGGTGCACGTGCGCGACCTGATGCGGGAGGACGACGAGCCGGGGTTCAACGCGGCGGTGCAGACGCTGGTGGAATCGGGCGTGGCGGTCAAGCAGGGGTGGATGCTGGCAGCGACCCGCCCGGACGGCGAAGCGCTGATCGACACGGCGATGCTGGAGGCGCACCGGGAGCACTCGTTCAGGAAGCTCGACGCGATGGAGGCGTACGCGCAGTCGCGGACCTGCCTGCGGGCACGGGTGCTGGAGTACTTCGGGGAGACGCCGCCGGCAGCGTGCGGGAACTGCGGGCCGTGCCTCGCGGGGGAGCGGGGCCGCGAGGCGGAGGGCCGGCCCGCGGCCGAGGAGGCGCTCTTCCAGGAGCTGCGGGCGATCCGCCGGGCGCTGGCGGAGGCGGAGGGCGTGCCGCCGTACATCGTGGCCTCGGATGCGGTGCTGCGGGAGATGGCCCGGCGCCGGCCGCGGAACCGGGCGGAGATGCTGGCCGTGCCGGGTATGGGCCGGGTGAAGTTCGAGCGGTACGGGGAGCAGTTCCTTTCGGCGACGCGGGCGGCTGCGGGCGCGGCCGGGCCGCGGCCGGCGGCGCCGGGGCGCCTTGCCCGGCCGGCGGTGCGGGAGGCGGCGACCTTCGCGCCGACGGTGCGGGAGACGCTCTCGCTGTATGCCGACGGGCTGCGGGACATCGGAGAGATGGCGAAGGTGCGGGCGATGGCGCCGGCGACGATCGTGAGTCACCTGGCGGAGCTGATCGCGGCGGGGGCGATTCCGTCGCTCGAGGGGCTGGTGGCGCCGGAGAAGGTGGAGCTGGTGCGGGCTGCGGCCGGCGGGCAGCCGATCAGGTCGCTGCGGCCGCTGAAGGAGCGGCTGGGGGATGCGGTGAGCTACGACGAGCTGCACCTGGTGCGGGCGTGGCTGTCGCGGAGGAAGTAGAAGTAAGGGAGGAGGGAGCCCCGCCCGGCCTCGCCGCCGCCCCGAGGGAGGAGCGGGGAGCAGGGAGCAGGGAGCAGGGAGCAGGGGGGTTTATGGGCGGCAGTGCATGCTTCGCCCCCGTTCTCGTCACCCGGGGCGGGAGGGCGGAGGAAGCGGGGGCTCCATCATCCCTGCTCGGCGCGGCGGTACTCTTCGACCATGCGGCGGCGGCGTTCGAGGACGTCGGCGAGGGTTTCGCCGAGGGCGGCTTCGAGGCGGCGGACGCGGGCGAGGTCGTGGGCGGCCCAGCGTTCAAGGTAGGCGGCGACG
It encodes:
- a CDS encoding RecQ family ATP-dependent DNA helicase; the encoded protein is MPGELLRRARAVLRDVFGYGSFRPGQEAVIADVLAGRDTLVVMPTGGGKSICYQVPALVLERGLTLVVSPLLALMKDQVDALRAMGVPAAAITSMQEPEEQRAVLAACAQGRVRLLYVAPERFQSGAFLAALRGLEVARLAVDEAHCISQWGHDFRPSYRDLGALRERLGFPPTVALTATADPLVQQDITERLRLREPAVHVAGFDRPNLRLETLRVSSLGEKAEAVAEELAGLRGASAIVYCATRRRTEDLAAELQRRGIRCATYHAGMADTDRRRVQDAFARDAVRVIVATNAFGMGIDKPDVRLVVHHDLPDSLESYYQEAGRAGRDGDPARCLLISSPRDRGLREYFIDMAHPSAERVLEIYRALAAAEGRRVHVRDLMREDDEPGFNAAVQTLVESGVAVKQGWMLAATRPDGEALIDTAMLEAHREHSFRKLDAMEAYAQSRTCLRARVLEYFGETPPAACGNCGPCLAGERGREAEGRPAAEEALFQELRAIRRALAEAEGVPPYIVASDAVLREMARRRPRNRAEMLAVPGMGRVKFERYGEQFLSATRAAAGAAGPRPAAPGRLARPAVREAATFAPTVRETLSLYADGLRDIGEMAKVRAMAPATIVSHLAELIAAGAIPSLEGLVAPEKVELVRAAAGGQPIRSLRPLKERLGDAVSYDELHLVRAWLSRRK
- a CDS encoding GNAT family N-acetyltransferase: MSELSIRPAAEADLETINRIYNHEILHGTATWDTEPWSMERRRTWWAGHSDPLQPVLVAETGAGVVGFAYLTLVSQKPGWRFTREDTIYLDPAARGRGIGRLLLAALLEEARRIGVRTVVASITSTNTASIRLHEAFGFTCVGTLRNAGHKFGAWLDTCYYQLDLGEPPPGAPAWTAT
- a CDS encoding type III pantothenate kinase, yielding MLLAFDIGNTSIHIGLWDGETLVDTWRIGVEREKLPDEYGVLILSLLDYSDIDARAITACIIGCDVPPLIPTFEQVCRKYFRVEPLLVGHGLRTGVRILYDNPRQLGADRIIDAVAASRLYGTPVIVVDFGTATVFDAVNEQGDYLGGAIAPGIGIASEALFSRAAMLYRVQLERPPAAIGKNTVHAMQSGILFGYVGLVEGLVARFKRELGGNPPVVATGGLASLVASETDCIDIVNGDLTLIGLRLIYELNRDRD
- a CDS encoding TVP38/TMEM64 family protein; the encoded protein is MRDGIIGVLALALGAAVTLLGLEYLHSRSVSVGLGVVVAYVVWGELMDLFGSSRNDAPLPPGTPLLMDPKFRRRVLGVLAMGGASGVILLGLLTGDIDVEKVREWIRDLGAWGPVLLILVLAVAMIIAPIPNPPFMIAAGIAWGTFLGVVYAVIGQLLGSVVIFGISRKFGRRFIPKLIGEEGAEKVDRLAKEMGPHLVFWWRMMPVSFDFAAYAAGLTGMSFRLFTTLVFLGSIVPTTVVVAFGDSFGKSVEAQLVSGALILVALAVPSTIFFVRYRRQLPPPREWLGRMLSTGDPTPGA
- the coaBC gene encoding bifunctional phosphopantothenoylcysteine decarboxylase/phosphopantothenate--cysteine ligase CoaBC, translating into MSDFTPRELPLQGRHIVLGVTGSISCYKAADLASKLRQAGAAVEVVMTPAATQFIAPLTFKSLTGRDVIVEMFAAAETEAHVEVARRAHAMVIAPATADCLASLAHGFAGDMVALTALATAAPILVAPAMDSQMWEHPATQDNVATLRERGVEVIGPMIGRLASGRTGPGRLAEVPEILGALRQLLGQRTGDLSGRRIVVSAGGTHEPIDPVRFVGNRSTGKMGFAIAEAARDRGAFVTLVAGPVALDTPWGVHRVDVQTVREMLIALEQAAADSDAIIMAAAPADFRPASPADHKIKKAPGQERLVIELEQNPDIIASIPGGGIRVGFAAETRNLAEYARQKLPAKRLHFIVANDVSAPGSGFGTETNQVVIFHDDGRVEEFPLLSKYAVAHLILDRVLERLEARGGAATPPA